One Acidobacteriaceae bacterium genomic region harbors:
- a CDS encoding DUF374 domain-containing protein, translating into MHAFTRKQRLLLAILPPIAALLIRALGATLRYRDITAPGVPVGIEIPGPSIFAFWHRTLLVCAHRFRNKQIAILISPSFDGELIARTVALLGFHPVRGSSSRGGASGLRAMAQAYAEGHRCAFTADGPRGPNMIAKPGPVQLAQLAEAKWIGAYYALPSRRWELNSWDRFIIPKPFSTVTFTWPAHVSPELAAMQQALDEAVRMCD; encoded by the coding sequence GTGCACGCATTCACGCGCAAGCAGCGACTCCTGCTCGCCATCCTCCCTCCAATCGCTGCGCTGCTCATCCGTGCGCTCGGCGCCACCCTTCGCTATCGCGATATCACTGCGCCCGGTGTTCCTGTCGGCATCGAGATCCCCGGCCCGAGCATCTTCGCCTTCTGGCACCGCACGCTGCTCGTCTGCGCACACCGCTTCCGCAATAAGCAGATCGCAATCCTCATCTCTCCCTCATTCGACGGAGAGCTCATCGCGCGCACGGTCGCTCTGCTCGGCTTTCACCCGGTCCGCGGCTCATCCTCACGCGGCGGCGCCTCCGGTCTTCGCGCGATGGCGCAGGCCTACGCCGAAGGCCATCGCTGTGCCTTCACCGCCGATGGCCCGCGCGGTCCCAACATGATCGCTAAGCCCGGCCCGGTGCAGCTCGCCCAACTTGCCGAAGCCAAATGGATCGGCGCTTACTATGCGCTTCCGAGCCGCCGCTGGGAGCTCAACTCCTGGGACCGCTTCATCATTCCGAAACCATTCTCCACCGTCACCTTCACCTGGCCCGCGCACGTGTCGCCCGAGCTCGCAGCCATGCAGCAGGCGCTCGACGAAGCCGTACGCATGTGTGATTAA
- a CDS encoding ABC transporter permease: MHNIWLIAKREYMERVRTKGFILATVLIPCFMAALVGGSAFFMTRTKTNSHIAVVTSDRTLGQDIKHQLETGKNSDMTVDLLEPSEATRSGLDTQLHTHSSQLAGYLWITPPADPGQRPHFEYHARSAGDISTEDAIESGVRVVLTREGLLSHGLTNTQIDQITAPVDIDTSSTGNSAIAFGIAYLFFFLMYMVIMLYGMNTARSIIEEKTSRVFEVLLATIKPDELLAGKIIGVGAVGVTQVAVWMIAAALLASSSMVAHLTGTTSVHSVLSGAQIGFFVLYFIFGFLLYSSIAAALGAMTNSEQELQQLNMFLVLPLAFCMVMLFPTVRAPDSTLSQVISLIPFCSPLLMNFRTALTSVPAWQIILSVVLMSLTIGVVIWISSRIYRVGILMYGKRPNLPEILRWLRYS; this comes from the coding sequence ATGCATAACATCTGGCTCATCGCCAAGCGCGAGTACATGGAGCGCGTGCGCACCAAGGGCTTCATCCTCGCCACCGTTCTCATCCCCTGCTTCATGGCCGCGCTCGTGGGCGGCAGTGCGTTTTTCATGACGCGCACCAAGACCAACTCGCATATCGCCGTTGTTACCTCCGACAGGACGCTCGGTCAGGACATCAAGCACCAGCTTGAGACTGGCAAGAACAGCGATATGACCGTCGACCTTCTTGAACCATCCGAGGCGACCAGGTCCGGGCTCGATACGCAGTTGCACACGCATTCCTCGCAGCTGGCCGGCTACCTCTGGATTACACCGCCCGCAGATCCGGGCCAGCGTCCGCACTTCGAATACCACGCGCGCTCCGCCGGTGATATTTCGACGGAAGACGCAATCGAGAGTGGTGTTCGCGTGGTTCTCACACGTGAGGGTCTTCTGAGTCACGGTCTCACCAACACGCAGATCGACCAGATCACTGCACCCGTCGACATCGACACCAGCTCCACCGGGAACAGCGCGATAGCCTTCGGCATCGCCTATCTCTTCTTCTTCCTCATGTACATGGTCATCATGCTGTACGGCATGAACACCGCCCGCAGCATCATCGAGGAGAAGACCAGCCGCGTCTTCGAGGTTCTGCTCGCCACCATCAAGCCTGACGAACTCCTCGCCGGCAAGATCATCGGCGTGGGTGCCGTTGGCGTCACACAGGTTGCGGTCTGGATGATCGCCGCGGCGTTGCTGGCTTCCAGCAGCATGGTTGCGCACCTCACCGGCACCACCAGCGTTCACAGTGTTCTCAGCGGCGCACAGATCGGCTTCTTCGTCCTCTATTTCATCTTCGGCTTCCTGCTCTACTCCTCCATCGCCGCCGCGCTCGGCGCGATGACGAACTCCGAACAGGAGCTGCAGCAGCTGAACATGTTCCTTGTGCTTCCGCTCGCCTTTTGCATGGTGATGCTGTTCCCCACGGTTCGCGCGCCGGACTCCACCTTGTCTCAGGTCATCTCGCTCATTCCGTTCTGCTCGCCCCTGCTAATGAACTTCCGCACCGCGCTCACCAGCGTCCCCGCGTGGCAGATCATCCTCTCCGTCGTGCTGATGTCACTCACGATCGGCGTCGTCATCTGGATCTCCTCGCGCATCTACCGCGTCGGCATCCTCATGTACGGCAAGCGCCCCAACCTGCCGGAGATCCTGCGCTGGCTGCGGTACAGTTAG
- the rplQ gene encoding 50S ribosomal protein L17: protein MRHRKGGFKLGRNTSHRRALLRNLVTSIIINDRVHTTVTKAKAARPLVERMITLGKNGSVHARRQALSYLMTPDSVDRLFGTVAPRYADRNGGYSRIVRTGPRKGDAGEMAYIELLGAEKELNEKAEKRAEARQRRREEMQKQLDEHSAVNDGSDPNAQP from the coding sequence ATGCGCCACCGTAAAGGCGGATTCAAGCTAGGTCGCAACACCAGCCATCGCCGCGCCCTGCTTCGCAACCTCGTCACCTCCATCATCATCAACGACCGCGTGCACACCACCGTAACCAAAGCCAAGGCCGCCCGCCCGCTGGTCGAGCGCATGATCACCCTCGGCAAGAACGGCAGCGTTCACGCCCGCCGTCAGGCGCTCTCGTACCTGATGACACCAGACTCCGTCGATCGCCTCTTCGGCACCGTCGCTCCTCGCTATGCAGACCGCAACGGCGGCTACAGCCGCATCGTTCGCACCGGTCCCCGCAAGGGCGACGCCGGCGAAATGGCCTACATTGAGCTGCTCGGCGCCGAGAAGGAGCTCAACGAGAAGGCTGAGAAGCGCGCTGAGGCCCGTCAGCGCCGCCGCGAAGAGATGCAGAAGCAGCTCGACGAGCACAGCGCGGTCAACGACGGCAGCGACCCCAACGCGCAGCCCTAA
- the queA gene encoding tRNA preQ1(34) S-adenosylmethionine ribosyltransferase-isomerase QueA encodes MLVSDFHYDLPEELIAQHPPRTRGASRMLTLSRTTGDFADHSFTELPELLAPGDLLVLNDSRVLPARLYATRAGLHTQHNSPEPTGLIEILLTEHLLSPEGHNDWRALVRPAKKVQPGETLHFAPGSGGAPLLHATVLSAGEFGERTLRFAPTPDFIATVERIGHMPLPPYIHRDKHQPDSPEDRERYQTVYSQQSGSAAAPTAGLHFTPEILSALTARGVELAYITLHVGLGTFQPVRVADTRDIRLHAEPYTLSAATAQALNEAHRANRRIISVGTTTTRTLEHLARTFESTHGALSTSNPLALTPHSGSTSLFLSPAPDGDADFKLVRGLLTNFHLPESTLLMLVSAFAGSLSRAPDSGRQSVLRAYAHAISARYRFFSYGDCMLIT; translated from the coding sequence GTGCTTGTCTCTGACTTCCACTACGATCTGCCCGAAGAACTTATCGCGCAGCATCCACCCCGCACACGCGGTGCAAGCCGCATGCTCACGCTTTCCCGCACCACCGGCGACTTCGCCGATCATTCCTTCACTGAGCTCCCGGAGCTCCTCGCGCCCGGTGATCTCCTGGTGCTGAACGACTCGCGCGTTCTCCCCGCGCGCCTCTATGCCACGCGCGCCGGCCTGCACACACAGCACAACTCACCGGAACCAACCGGCCTCATCGAAATCCTCCTGACCGAACATCTGCTCTCGCCCGAAGGTCACAACGACTGGCGCGCCCTCGTCCGTCCCGCCAAAAAAGTTCAACCCGGCGAAACCCTGCATTTCGCGCCTGGATCCGGTGGCGCTCCGCTGCTGCATGCGACCGTTCTCTCTGCCGGCGAATTCGGTGAGCGCACGCTCCGCTTCGCTCCCACGCCCGACTTCATCGCAACCGTCGAGCGCATCGGCCACATGCCGCTGCCGCCCTACATCCATCGCGATAAACACCAGCCCGACTCCCCCGAAGACCGCGAACGCTATCAGACCGTCTACTCGCAGCAGTCAGGCTCCGCCGCCGCGCCCACCGCCGGCCTGCACTTCACGCCCGAAATCCTGTCCGCGCTCACCGCACGCGGCGTCGAGCTCGCATACATCACGCTGCACGTCGGCCTCGGCACCTTCCAGCCGGTGCGCGTCGCCGATACCCGCGACATTCGCCTTCACGCTGAACCCTACACACTCTCTGCCGCAACCGCACAGGCACTCAACGAAGCGCATCGAGCGAATCGCCGCATCATCTCTGTCGGCACCACCACCACGCGCACGCTCGAGCATCTCGCCCGCACCTTCGAGTCCACGCACGGCGCTCTTTCGACCAGCAATCCACTCGCACTCACGCCGCACTCCGGCAGCACCAGCCTCTTTCTCTCGCCCGCACCGGATGGCGATGCCGATTTCAAGCTCGTCCGCGGTCTCCTCACCAACTTCCACTTGCCCGAATCCACGCTGCTCATGCTCGTCTCGGCCTTCGCAGGATCCCTCAGCAGAGCTCCTGACAGCGGACGCCAATCCGTGCTGCGCGCCTACGCGCACGCCATCTCCGCACGCTATCGCTTCTTCAGCTACGGCGATTGCATGCTGATTACGTAG
- the rpsD gene encoding 30S ribosomal protein S4 produces the protein MARYTGPVCRMCRRDGQKLFLKGAKCFTDKCPVEKRNFPPGQHGQSKKQKKLIGYGLQLREKQKTKRIYFTLETQFRAYYEKASNKTGVTGELLLQQLETRLDNVCYRLGFAISRRQARQLVRHGHVQVNGRKVNIPSFQCKVGDEVAIRQGSKELAVLQSSKDFASGQNRVNWIDAQPDNLSGKIVALPKREDINLPINEQLIVELYSK, from the coding sequence ATGGCACGTTATACCGGACCCGTCTGCCGCATGTGCCGCCGCGACGGTCAGAAGCTGTTCCTCAAGGGCGCGAAGTGTTTTACCGACAAGTGCCCCGTTGAAAAGCGCAACTTCCCCCCGGGCCAGCACGGCCAGTCGAAGAAGCAGAAGAAGCTCATCGGCTACGGTCTGCAGCTCCGTGAGAAGCAGAAGACCAAGCGCATCTACTTCACGCTCGAGACGCAGTTCCGCGCCTACTACGAGAAGGCCTCGAACAAGACCGGCGTCACCGGCGAACTGCTCCTGCAGCAGCTCGAGACCCGTCTCGACAACGTCTGCTACCGCCTCGGCTTCGCGATTTCGCGCCGCCAGGCTCGCCAGCTCGTGCGCCACGGCCACGTGCAGGTCAACGGCCGCAAGGTCAACATCCCGAGCTTCCAGTGCAAAGTCGGCGATGAGGTTGCGATCCGCCAGGGCTCCAAGGAACTCGCAGTGCTTCAGTCGTCCAAGGACTTCGCCTCCGGCCAGAACCGCGTCAATTGGATCGACGCGCAGCCCGACAATCTCTCCGGCAAGATCGTTGCCCTGCCCAAGCGCGAGGACATCAACCTGCCGATCAACGAGCAGCTCATCGTCGAGCTCTACTCGAAGTAA
- the rpsK gene encoding 30S ribosomal protein S11 — MAKSQNKGTGAKVGKNKKFKKRERKNVPFGLVYVQASFNNTIVTITDQQGNTISWKSSGSLGFRGSRKGTPFAAQQAAINAANAARDHGLRSVDVRVSGPGSGRESAIRALAAAGIEVRSIRDVTPMPHNGCRPPKRRRV; from the coding sequence ATGGCCAAATCACAGAACAAGGGTACCGGCGCGAAGGTTGGCAAGAACAAGAAGTTCAAGAAGCGCGAGCGGAAGAACGTCCCATTCGGGCTCGTCTATGTCCAGGCGAGCTTCAACAATACGATCGTCACCATCACCGACCAGCAGGGCAACACCATCAGCTGGAAGAGCTCGGGCTCGCTCGGCTTCCGCGGCTCCCGCAAGGGAACTCCGTTTGCCGCGCAGCAGGCAGCGATCAACGCAGCCAACGCCGCTCGCGACCACGGTCTGCGTTCGGTCGATGTCCGCGTCTCCGGCCCCGGCTCCGGCCGTGAGAGCGCTATTCGCGCCCTCGCCGCCGCCGGTATCGAGGTTCGCTCGATCCGCGACGTCACGCCGATGCCGCACAACGGCTGCCGTCCGCCGAAGCGCCGCAGAGTGTAA
- a CDS encoding ATP-binding cassette domain-containing protein, translating to MPIVELHNIRKVYDTKVAVESLSLTIEPGTMFGLLGPNGSGKTSSIRMMIGMTVPDSGTVRLFDRPFSRALLNRVGYLPEERGLYKKMKVLDQLSFLGQLHGLNETTSRKRAGDWCERLQITEAVDKKTEELSKGMQQKIQFIAALLHEPELVIMDEPFSGLDPVNAELLMSTLVELRAQGKAVLFSTHRMDQVEKLCDAIALIYQGKLVLSGSMREVKSRYPRNHVQAVFTGDDSFLRSRFVAEARNYAGVAEITLRSPDDAQALLAEAVARGTNITRFEVMEPTLEEIFITTVKGTPEFAEAGGKVHA from the coding sequence ATGCCCATCGTCGAACTCCACAACATCCGCAAGGTCTACGACACAAAGGTCGCCGTCGAAAGTCTTTCCCTCACCATCGAGCCCGGCACCATGTTCGGTTTGCTTGGCCCCAACGGATCCGGGAAGACCAGCTCCATCCGCATGATGATCGGCATGACCGTACCCGACTCGGGCACGGTCCGCCTCTTCGACCGGCCTTTCTCTCGCGCGCTGCTCAATCGCGTCGGCTACCTGCCGGAGGAGCGCGGCCTCTACAAGAAGATGAAGGTGCTCGACCAACTCAGCTTCCTCGGCCAGCTTCACGGCCTCAACGAGACCACGTCACGCAAGCGCGCCGGCGACTGGTGCGAGCGCCTGCAGATCACCGAAGCCGTCGACAAGAAGACGGAAGAGCTTTCCAAGGGAATGCAGCAGAAGATTCAGTTCATCGCTGCGCTCCTGCACGAGCCTGAGCTCGTCATCATGGACGAGCCGTTCAGCGGCCTCGACCCTGTCAACGCCGAGCTGCTCATGAGCACGCTCGTTGAGTTGCGGGCGCAAGGCAAGGCCGTCTTGTTCTCCACGCACCGCATGGACCAGGTCGAGAAGCTCTGCGACGCCATCGCGCTCATCTACCAGGGCAAGCTGGTCCTCTCCGGTTCTATGCGCGAAGTCAAATCGCGCTACCCGCGCAATCATGTGCAGGCCGTCTTCACCGGCGACGACAGCTTTCTGCGCAGTCGCTTCGTTGCCGAGGCCCGCAACTACGCCGGCGTCGCCGAGATCACTCTCCGCTCACCCGATGACGCCCAGGCGCTGCTCGCCGAAGCCGTAGCGCGCGGTACCAACATCACCCGTTTCGAGGTCATGGAGCCCACGCTCGAAGAGATCTTCATCACCACGGTGAAGGGAACACCTGAGTTCGCCGAAGCCGGAGGCAAGGTCCATGCATAA
- a CDS encoding nuclear transport factor 2 family protein → MVRGGWLAVLCAAAAMLTCAAQAQSCKSQPGDEVTVVQTIQSMFSAATTDDVKKFDSLVEPGFYMYDNGQRFEGDAIMKLIAAAHAKGAKYVWNVTEPDVHVHCDDAWIAYVNDGSVQKDADAPAMPMKWLESAVLHRDGGTWKVVFMHSTREAH, encoded by the coding sequence ATGGTGCGAGGTGGATGGCTTGCGGTTTTGTGTGCGGCGGCTGCGATGTTGACGTGTGCGGCCCAGGCGCAGAGCTGTAAGTCGCAACCGGGCGACGAAGTAACCGTGGTGCAGACGATCCAGTCGATGTTCAGCGCGGCTACGACCGATGACGTGAAGAAGTTCGATTCACTGGTTGAGCCGGGGTTCTACATGTACGACAACGGACAGCGCTTTGAGGGAGACGCCATTATGAAACTAATCGCGGCGGCCCACGCGAAAGGCGCGAAGTACGTCTGGAACGTCACGGAGCCGGACGTGCATGTGCACTGCGACGATGCGTGGATCGCGTATGTGAACGACGGATCCGTGCAGAAGGATGCGGACGCGCCGGCGATGCCGATGAAGTGGCTGGAGTCCGCGGTGCTGCACCGCGATGGTGGAACGTGGAAGGTTGTTTTCATGCACAGCACGAGGGAAGCGCATTAG
- a CDS encoding DNA-directed RNA polymerase subunit alpha — MLWRGFQKPKRLAVDSETLTNNYGKFSAQPFERGFGTTIGNALRRTLLSSIEGAAVTAVKIEGVLHEFQSITGVVEDATDIILNLKQIPFKLNGDGPKALYLHADQAGVITSGMIEADSDVEILDPDVYICTISEGGRIDMEMRLKRGRGYVSADKNFDSDLGIGFIPVDSVHSPVRKVNYLVEAARLGQITDYDKLTLEIWTNGTVLPADALGLSAKLLKDHMNIFINFEEEMETGGLADHDGPAIRNENLNRSVEELELSVRSYNCLKNANIATIGELIQKTEAEMLKTKNFGRKSLNEIKEILAQMGLSLGMKIDENGNPVPGPTSVLPAATLAASYGAFDDEDEEDEDFEPVNETETF; from the coding sequence ATGCTTTGGAGAGGTTTCCAGAAGCCCAAGCGTCTCGCCGTTGACAGCGAAACTCTGACCAACAACTACGGCAAGTTCTCCGCGCAGCCATTTGAGCGCGGATTCGGCACCACCATCGGCAACGCACTGCGGCGCACGCTGCTCTCGTCCATCGAGGGCGCAGCCGTCACCGCCGTCAAGATCGAAGGCGTGTTGCACGAGTTCCAGTCGATCACCGGCGTCGTTGAGGATGCGACCGACATCATCCTCAACCTGAAGCAGATTCCCTTCAAGCTCAACGGTGACGGCCCCAAGGCCCTCTACCTGCACGCTGACCAGGCCGGCGTCATTACCTCCGGCATGATCGAGGCTGACTCCGACGTCGAGATTCTCGACCCCGACGTCTACATCTGCACCATCTCCGAAGGTGGCCGCATCGACATGGAGATGCGCCTCAAGCGCGGTCGCGGTTACGTCTCGGCCGACAAGAACTTCGACTCGGACCTCGGCATCGGCTTCATCCCGGTGGACAGCGTTCACTCGCCCGTCCGCAAGGTGAATTACCTCGTCGAGGCTGCGCGTCTCGGCCAGATCACCGACTACGACAAGCTCACACTCGAGATCTGGACGAACGGGACTGTTCTCCCCGCGGACGCCCTTGGGCTTTCCGCAAAGCTGCTCAAAGACCACATGAACATCTTCATCAACTTCGAGGAGGAGATGGAGACGGGTGGTCTTGCCGACCACGACGGCCCGGCGATCCGCAACGAGAACCTGAACCGTTCCGTTGAAGAGCTCGAGCTCTCGGTGCGCAGCTACAACTGCCTGAAGAACGCCAACATCGCGACCATCGGCGAGCTCATCCAGAAGACCGAGGCCGAGATGCTGAAGACCAAGAACTTCGGCCGCAAGAGCCTCAACGAGATCAAGGAAATCCTTGCTCAGATGGGTCTCTCGCTCGGCATGAAGATCGACGAGAACGGCAACCCCGTCCCGGGCCCGACCTCCGTACTCCCCGCCGCAACGCTCGCCGCCAGCTATGGCGCGTTCGACGACGAGGACGAAGAGGACGAGGACTTCGAGCCCGTCAACGAGACCGAAACATTCTAG
- a CDS encoding GMC family oxidoreductase, with amino-acid sequence MEIDLAQLDSSAATSDLLRAPVCIVGGGIAGLTLAHKLLALGHQVLLLESGGHDPETFSPVEQAGHPHPGSSEPRPRALGGTSLTWGGQLLPFPNGNTSWPISSADLAQFTREAEHLLAVDSLPYDAAAFFDQTRQPAPSLLNQLPQIEASLSKFAPFSHRNLAHTLGRKLRAHSKARIVLHATVTELLLAPTRDRIEAVLVRTPSGHIHRVEASQFILATGTIETVRLLLASCSVAPAGVGNQHDQVGRNFHDHLTVTAAALREPARTKLLVALRPWIHDGTLHSLKLSASPELQRQLDLTPILAHLTIDEPDNSGIGALRTLLRARQQSNFASTLRTTLPQLPRALVDAARLTLSARTQHRRYVSPQASVELRLNAAQRTHSASRITISPDLKPILDWRIAPAELAALRAFTQHLRTHLNLNGMDWSPALVTPECNAPLSNLDDARHAMGGALMGVDPHTSVVDPNLRVHGLRNLFIASAAVLPDGSPQLPTLPLMALTLRLGQHLHSQPRSS; translated from the coding sequence ATGGAGATCGACCTCGCTCAGCTCGACAGCAGCGCCGCCACAAGCGATCTCCTCCGCGCACCTGTCTGCATCGTCGGCGGCGGAATCGCTGGCCTCACGCTCGCGCACAAGCTCCTTGCGCTCGGCCACCAGGTCCTTCTCCTTGAATCGGGTGGTCATGACCCTGAAACCTTCAGCCCCGTTGAGCAAGCCGGTCATCCTCATCCCGGCAGTAGCGAGCCACGGCCACGCGCTCTCGGCGGCACATCACTCACCTGGGGTGGCCAGCTACTCCCGTTCCCGAACGGCAACACCTCCTGGCCCATCTCTTCCGCCGATCTCGCACAATTCACCAGAGAAGCCGAACATCTGCTCGCCGTAGATTCGCTTCCCTACGATGCCGCGGCATTCTTCGACCAAACTCGCCAGCCCGCGCCGTCGCTGCTCAATCAACTTCCCCAGATCGAAGCCTCGCTCTCGAAGTTTGCTCCGTTCTCGCATCGCAATCTCGCGCATACCCTCGGACGCAAGCTCCGCGCACACAGCAAAGCCCGTATCGTACTGCACGCCACCGTCACCGAACTCCTGCTCGCCCCGACCCGCGACCGCATCGAAGCCGTCCTCGTCCGCACACCGTCAGGGCACATTCATCGGGTCGAAGCCTCGCAGTTCATTCTGGCTACAGGCACCATCGAGACCGTCCGCTTGCTCCTCGCTTCCTGCTCCGTCGCTCCCGCAGGCGTGGGCAATCAGCATGATCAGGTCGGCCGCAACTTCCACGACCACCTCACGGTCACGGCCGCCGCTCTTCGCGAGCCCGCACGCACAAAACTCCTCGTCGCGCTTCGCCCATGGATTCACGACGGCACATTGCACAGCCTCAAGCTTTCCGCATCACCCGAACTTCAGCGCCAGCTCGACCTTACGCCCATCCTCGCGCACCTCACCATCGACGAGCCCGACAACTCCGGCATCGGCGCACTCCGCACTCTCCTTCGAGCTCGTCAGCAAAGCAACTTCGCGTCAACTCTTCGCACAACACTGCCGCAACTCCCGCGCGCACTCGTCGACGCCGCTCGTCTCACCCTCTCCGCACGCACCCAGCATCGCCGCTACGTCTCACCGCAAGCCTCCGTCGAGCTTCGCCTCAATGCCGCGCAGCGCACGCACTCCGCCTCGCGCATCACAATCTCGCCCGACCTCAAACCCATCCTCGACTGGCGCATCGCTCCCGCCGAGCTCGCCGCGCTCCGCGCCTTCACGCAACATCTGCGCACGCATCTCAACCTCAACGGCATGGACTGGAGTCCGGCCCTTGTCACACCCGAGTGCAACGCACCGTTGTCTAATCTCGACGACGCGCGCCACGCGATGGGCGGCGCCTTGATGGGCGTTGATCCCCATACCAGCGTCGTTGATCCCAACCTCCGCGTGCACGGCCTGCGCAACCTCTTCATCGCTTCTGCCGCTGTCCTTCCCGACGGCTCACCGCAGCTTCCTACGCTGCCGCTGATGGCGCTCACCTTACGTCTCGGGCAGCATCTTCACAGCCAGCCCCGCTCCTCATAA